From Coturnix japonica isolate 7356 chromosome 3, Coturnix japonica 2.1, whole genome shotgun sequence, the proteins below share one genomic window:
- the MFSD4B gene encoding sodium-dependent glucose transporter 1 isoform X1 yields the protein MAGAERKKHVRFAGPGQVAAGPAPGPAPASRPPGAPQAEVAVLGGRRCGDGAALRWCVSAALCAAFLGLGTSIAVLGPTFQNLADNVHKNVTDIYYIFVGRSLGYLGGSVLGGILFDHVNAHLLLAFSMLGTTAGLYAIPWCKRSLLLTALMSLIGAAMGVLDTGGNVLALNTWGTEAGPHLQALHFSFAMGAFVAPILAKMALGSSELRDLQAGENASQSVLSPVPTASATLALKHHLGADFLWSYVVIGTYLLFVSFFFFILYSKSSSVRDKSKASVQKCKVAKYHHALIILLFLFFLCYVGAEVTYGSYIFTYAKVFAEMKENEAAALNSVFWGAFAVCRAVSVFCAACLYPGTMIVLSLIGSAVSSSSLAFFAHYPISLWVGTAVYGASMATIFPSGISWIEQYTVIQGKSASLFVVGAALGEMCIPAVVGYLQGRFHHVPVVMYTALGTSAMTALLFPIMYKLATASGESLREMSESEDRKALLSSSGLNEDEEDEEDAGEWNEADFEVIEMNDALRNSVVETSLKAAGDSPSEASLQPHPGDAVGDFPVAAGSSPGRKNMNVDREKND from the exons ATGGCCGGTGCCGAGCGCAAGAAGCACGTCCGCTTCGCCGGCCCGGGGCAGGTGGCGGCGGGTCCCGCACCGGGTCCCGCTCCGGCCTCGCGTCCCCCCGGCGCTCCGCAGGCGGAGGTGGCCGTGCTCGGAGGGCGGCGGTGCGGGGACGGAGCGGCGCTGCGATGGTGCGTGTCCGCGGCGCTGTGCGCGGCCTTCCTGGGGCTG GGCACGAGCATCGCCGTGCTGGGACCGACCTTCCAGAACCTGGCCGACAACGTGCACAAGAACGTCACCGACATCTACTACATCTTCGTGGGCCGCTCGCTGGGCTACCTGGGCGGCTCCGTGCTCGGGGGGATCCTCTTCGACCACGTCAACGCGCACCTCCTGCTCG CATTTTCCATGCTTGGAACCACAGCCGGTCTTTATGCCATCCCGTGGTGTAAAAGGTCCCTGCTGCTGACTGCCTTGATGTCGCTCATCGGAGCTGCCATGGGAGTTCTTGACACGG GTGGCAATGTTCTTGCACTGAACACATGGGGAACAGAGGCTGGACCTCATTTGCAGGCCTTGCACTTCAGTTTTGCCATGGGTGCATTTGTGGCTCCGATTCTGGCTAAAATGGCATTGGGAAGCTCTGAACTCAGAGACCTTCAGGCAGGTGAAAATGCAAGTCAGTCTGTCCTGAGCCCTGTGCCAACAGCATCAGCTACACTGGCACTGAAACACCACCTCGGTGCCGATTTCTTGTGGTCCTATGTTGTCATAGGGACCtacctgctgtttgtttctttcttcttttttattttgtattcaaaGAGCAGCTCGGTTCGAGACAAATCAAAGGCTTCTGTGCAGAAGTGCAAGGTTGCCAAATACCACCATGCCCTTattattctccttttcctgttcttcctctgcTACGTGGGAGCGGAGGTTACTTACGGCTCTTACATATTTACTTACGCGAAGGTCTTTgctgagatgaaagaaaacGAAGCAGCTGCTTTGAATTCTGTCTTCTGGGGCGCGTTTGCTGTTTGTAGAGCGGTGTCGGTGTTTTGTGCCGCTTGCTTATACCCCGGCACTATGATCGTGCTCAGCCTCATTGGCTCTGCCGTCTCCTCTTCGTCCTTGGCTTTCTTTGCACACTACCCGATTTCGCTGTGGGTTGGAACTGCGGTGTACGGAGCCTCCATGGCCACCATCTTCCCCAGCGGCATCTCCTGGATCGAGCAGTACACGGTCATCCAGGGGAAGTCAGCGTCTCTCTTTGTGGTCGGGGCTGCTCTGGGGGAGATGTGCATTCCTGCGGTGGTCGGGTACCTGCAGGGCAGGTTTCACCACGTTCCTGTGGTCATGTACACTGCGCTGGGAACTTCGGCAATGACGGCTCTGCTGTTTCCCATCATGTACAAACTGGCCACGGCTTCTGGTGAGAGCTTGAGAGAGATGAGTGAAAGCGAGGACAGGAAGGCCTTGTTGTCCAGCTCAGGGCTTAACGAAGAtgaagaggatgaggaggatgcAGGAGAGTGGAACGAAGCAGACTTTGAGGTAATAGAAATGAACGATGCCCTGAGAAACTCTGTGGTAGAGACCTCGCTTAAGGCAGCAGGGGACTCCCCGTCGGAAGCCTCCCTCCAGCCACATCCAGGTGATGCTGTGGGTGATTTTCCAGTGGCAGCTGGCAGCTCCCCTGGGAGAAAAAACATGAATGTTGACCGGGAGAAGAATGATTAG
- the MFSD4B gene encoding sodium-dependent glucose transporter 1 isoform X2, which translates to MGTSIAVLGPTFQNLADNVHKNVTDIYYIFVGRSLGYLGGSVLGGILFDHVNAHLLLAFSMLGTTAGLYAIPWCKRSLLLTALMSLIGAAMGVLDTGGNVLALNTWGTEAGPHLQALHFSFAMGAFVAPILAKMALGSSELRDLQAGENASQSVLSPVPTASATLALKHHLGADFLWSYVVIGTYLLFVSFFFFILYSKSSSVRDKSKASVQKCKVAKYHHALIILLFLFFLCYVGAEVTYGSYIFTYAKVFAEMKENEAAALNSVFWGAFAVCRAVSVFCAACLYPGTMIVLSLIGSAVSSSSLAFFAHYPISLWVGTAVYGASMATIFPSGISWIEQYTVIQGKSASLFVVGAALGEMCIPAVVGYLQGRFHHVPVVMYTALGTSAMTALLFPIMYKLATASGESLREMSESEDRKALLSSSGLNEDEEDEEDAGEWNEADFEVIEMNDALRNSVVETSLKAAGDSPSEASLQPHPGDAVGDFPVAAGSSPGRKNMNVDREKND; encoded by the exons ATG GGCACGAGCATCGCCGTGCTGGGACCGACCTTCCAGAACCTGGCCGACAACGTGCACAAGAACGTCACCGACATCTACTACATCTTCGTGGGCCGCTCGCTGGGCTACCTGGGCGGCTCCGTGCTCGGGGGGATCCTCTTCGACCACGTCAACGCGCACCTCCTGCTCG CATTTTCCATGCTTGGAACCACAGCCGGTCTTTATGCCATCCCGTGGTGTAAAAGGTCCCTGCTGCTGACTGCCTTGATGTCGCTCATCGGAGCTGCCATGGGAGTTCTTGACACGG GTGGCAATGTTCTTGCACTGAACACATGGGGAACAGAGGCTGGACCTCATTTGCAGGCCTTGCACTTCAGTTTTGCCATGGGTGCATTTGTGGCTCCGATTCTGGCTAAAATGGCATTGGGAAGCTCTGAACTCAGAGACCTTCAGGCAGGTGAAAATGCAAGTCAGTCTGTCCTGAGCCCTGTGCCAACAGCATCAGCTACACTGGCACTGAAACACCACCTCGGTGCCGATTTCTTGTGGTCCTATGTTGTCATAGGGACCtacctgctgtttgtttctttcttcttttttattttgtattcaaaGAGCAGCTCGGTTCGAGACAAATCAAAGGCTTCTGTGCAGAAGTGCAAGGTTGCCAAATACCACCATGCCCTTattattctccttttcctgttcttcctctgcTACGTGGGAGCGGAGGTTACTTACGGCTCTTACATATTTACTTACGCGAAGGTCTTTgctgagatgaaagaaaacGAAGCAGCTGCTTTGAATTCTGTCTTCTGGGGCGCGTTTGCTGTTTGTAGAGCGGTGTCGGTGTTTTGTGCCGCTTGCTTATACCCCGGCACTATGATCGTGCTCAGCCTCATTGGCTCTGCCGTCTCCTCTTCGTCCTTGGCTTTCTTTGCACACTACCCGATTTCGCTGTGGGTTGGAACTGCGGTGTACGGAGCCTCCATGGCCACCATCTTCCCCAGCGGCATCTCCTGGATCGAGCAGTACACGGTCATCCAGGGGAAGTCAGCGTCTCTCTTTGTGGTCGGGGCTGCTCTGGGGGAGATGTGCATTCCTGCGGTGGTCGGGTACCTGCAGGGCAGGTTTCACCACGTTCCTGTGGTCATGTACACTGCGCTGGGAACTTCGGCAATGACGGCTCTGCTGTTTCCCATCATGTACAAACTGGCCACGGCTTCTGGTGAGAGCTTGAGAGAGATGAGTGAAAGCGAGGACAGGAAGGCCTTGTTGTCCAGCTCAGGGCTTAACGAAGAtgaagaggatgaggaggatgcAGGAGAGTGGAACGAAGCAGACTTTGAGGTAATAGAAATGAACGATGCCCTGAGAAACTCTGTGGTAGAGACCTCGCTTAAGGCAGCAGGGGACTCCCCGTCGGAAGCCTCCCTCCAGCCACATCCAGGTGATGCTGTGGGTGATTTTCCAGTGGCAGCTGGCAGCTCCCCTGGGAGAAAAAACATGAATGTTGACCGGGAGAAGAATGATTAG